The following are encoded together in the Choloepus didactylus isolate mChoDid1 chromosome 7, mChoDid1.pri, whole genome shotgun sequence genome:
- the SLC17A1 gene encoding sodium-dependent phosphate transport protein 1 isoform X2, with translation MVVMVNSTGPSGLTNFSENEPPAKEKNPVYDWSPEIQGIILSSILYGAALTPVPIGYLSGIYSVKKMVGSTLFLSSLFSLFIPLAADLGEATVIVCRVVQGIAQGVVLTAQHAIWVKWAPLLEQGRLTSISLSGCLLGPFIVLLVTGFICQSLGWPMVYYIFGACGCALALIWFIVAYDDPKDHPCMSIREKEYIASSVVQEFSSSGLSLPFKAMLKSRPLWVISLSHFAFFWTNTILIVYIPTFINSVFHVNVEENGLLSALPYLFAWIFGILSGLMADFIQSRNILSLLAIRKLFNTLGLLLPAFFSLCLLYLSSSFHIVIIFLILTNATGSFSLNGMFLNPLDIAPRYYSFLKGVTSLIGMIGGLIASTLTGIIIDQDPESSWFKIFFLMSGMNVVGVIFYLIFAEAEIQDWAEDRRQTRL, from the exons AACCCCGTGTATGATTGGAGCCCTGAAATCCAGGGAATCATCCTCAGTTCCATCTTGTATGGTGCAGCCTTAACCCCAGTTCCTATTGGATACCTCTCTGGAATATACTCTGTAAAGAAAATGGTTGGCTCTACATTATTCCTCAGCTCTCTGTTCTCCCTCTTCATCCCATTGGCAGCTGACCTTGGAGAAGCTACAGTCATTGTGTGCCGAGTGGTCCAGGGAATAGCCCAG GGTGTAGTATTAACAGCTCAGCATGCAATATGGGTCAAATGGGCTCCCCTCTTGGAACAAGGCCGACTTACCTCTATAAGTTTATCAG GGTGTTTGCTGGGACCCTTCATTGTCCTGCTTGTGACTGGATTTATCTGTCAGTCCCTGGGCTGGCCAATGGTCTACTATATTTTTG GTGCTTGTGGCTGTGCCCTAGCTCTTATCTGGTTCATTGTGGCTTATGATGACCCGAAGGACCACCCATGTATGAGCATCAGAGAGAAGGAATACATTGCATCCTCCGTTGTCCAGGAG TTCAGCTCAAGTGGGCTATCTCTGCCCTTCAAGGCTATGCTAAAGTCTCGTCCACTCTGGGTCATTTCCCTCagtcattttgcttttttctggACAAATACCATCTTGATCGTATACATCCCAACGTTTATCAACTCCGTGTTTCATGTTAATGTAGAAGAG AATGGGTTGCTGTCCGCCCTCCCGTATTTGTTTGCCTGGATATTTGGTATCCTGTCAGGTCTCATGGCAGACTTCATCCAGTCCAGGAATATTCTCAGCTTACTTGCCATTCGGAAACTCTTCAACACACTAG GccttctccttcctgccttcttcAGTTTGTGCCTACTTTACTTGAGTTCCAGCTTCCACATCgttattattttcctgatactTACTAATGCAACAGGAAGCTTTAGCTTGAATGGAATGTTTCTGAATCCCTTGGATATTGCTCCCAg atattactcatttttaaaaggagTCACATCTCTAATTGGAATGATAGGAGGACTAATTGCTTCCACTCTGACTGGAATCATCATTGATCAG GATCCAGAGTCTTCCTGGTTTAAAATCTTTTTCCTGATGTCAGGCATGAATGTGGTAGGCGTcattttctaccttatatttgctGAAGCAGAAATCCAGGACTGGGCTGAAGATAGGCGACAAACACGCCTCTGA